The genome window ATATGATGGGAAAGATTCCATATGGATTAGTGATGCATCAGCACCACGATTATGGGAATTTTCACTTGAAACAAAAGAATTTACTCCATATTCATTTGATGGATTGGTAACCACATTTCTAACTCAAGATAATAAAGGAAGAATTTGGTTTACAGATACACCGCGGAATCAAATTGGATTTATTGATATTGAAAGTAAACAGATTACAACAAAAACTCTTCCAAAACTAGATCCTTTAATTTCAGAAAATACACCACTTTTCATCCAATCTGATTTTGAGAATAATATTTGGATTACAATTGTCAATAAAGATAGAATTCTAAAATATTTACCAGACCTTAACAAATTCGAAGAAATTGTACTTACAGGAAAAGAATCACTGCCATTTGCTCTAACAATTGATGAGGATGGAAAGGTTTGGTATAGTACTACGGGTGCAGGTAAAATAGGATTCATCAATCCTCAAGATAATTCGGTAGTGCAAATTTCTACAGACATTATACTTCAAGGTCCAGAATCATTGGTTTTTGATGATAAAGGAAATCTATGGATTGCAGAACATACAGGTTTAGCTATTACCAAATTTAATCCAATTTTAGGGACATTTGAGCGGATTTTAATTCCAAACAAAGATGCATTACCATTTGGTATGACATTTGATAAGTACAACAATATTTGGTTTGCTCAACATACAGTAGATAAAATTGGAGTTTATGATCCAGACAACAATAACTTGCTTGAAATTCCAATACCTACAGAGAATACATTTATTCAGTTTATGACATCTGATAGTGATGATAACGTGTGGTTTGTTGAACAACAATCAAATAAAATTGGAACTGTGAAAACTACAGAAATTCCAGTTGTTGCTTCATATACAGGATCATCCAATAATTTTGAATTAAAGTATACAGAAGTTGTTTCACCGCTTATTGCATTGGGAATTATTGCAACATCATTATTTTTTGTAAGAAGTGTTAAAGATAAAAGAAGATTAAATTCGTTGATTAATGCTTAGATAACAAGCCAGCAGATTTTATTCCAATTGTTCCAGCAAGGAGGCCAATTGCTAATAATACAATTGTTCCAGCAGGTGTTATATCAAAAATATAAGAAATTAAGATTCCTATAACTACAGAGAAGACTGAAAAACTCATAGAGATTATAGCAGTCTGTTTGAATCCTTTGCCATACATAATTGCAGTAACATTAGGAATTACAAACAAAGCAGAAATTAACAGTACGCCAACTAACTGAATTGATGTAACTACAGTTAGTCCTGCCATGAACACAATCAAATAATTGATTTTTTCAACAGGAATTCCACTGACTTTAGCTTGTTCCTCGTTAAATGTGGAATAAAGAATTTGTCGATAAAGTAATAAAATTACAATAAGAATTACACCAGTAAGTGCTAAGATTAGTATTGTGTCATTTACACTTACTAGAAGAATACTTCCAAATAGAAAACTAAAGATATCTATTGTAAATCCT of Nitrosopumilus sp. contains these proteins:
- a CDS encoding metal ABC transporter permease, translating into MHRALISGVAIAILCSVIGLFLVLRRYSLFGDAIAHSSFGGIALGLLAGIYPLWTAYGVSITSALIITKIKDRYNISGDASIAVLLSSGIAVGLVIIGFSGGFTIDIFSFLFGSILLVSVNDTILILALTGVILIVILLLYRQILYSTFNEEQAKVSGIPVEKINYLIVFMAGLTVVTSIQLVGVLLISALFVIPNVTAIMYGKGFKQTAIISMSFSVFSVVIGILISYIFDITPAGTIVLLAIGLLAGTIGIKSAGLLSKH